In Priestia filamentosa, the DNA window ATCGAAGATTATCAAGTGCAAAAAAGAGCGCACTTAGAAAGTGGAGAAACAGAAACAATGTCTCTTCCTTCCTCAAATGTTTTAAAGTATTTCTTAGAAGATGGCTCATGGTTTTGTCTTCGTCCGTCTGGTACAGAGCCAAAAGTGAAGTTTTACTTTGGAGTAGTTTCCACTACTGATGAGGAAAGTGTGTTAAAGTTAGAACAGCTTAACAATAGTATTATGGACAAAGTAGCAGCTATTTTAGAAAGTAATGAAGAAGAAATCAAAAAATAAAGAAATGTTTCTTCATTTACACTAGGGAAACTTTCTTTTAATAATATTAAGATAGCGGAAGAAGGGAAAAATATGGTACGTTTAATAAATGAAGACTTTTATAGAAAAAGTCCATTGACAACACCATATTATAGGAGGATTTTATAATGAAAATTGTTGTGATTAATGGAACACCACGTGAGAGTGGAAGAACGCGTATTTTAAGCCGTTTTTTAGCGGAAAAGTACAGCTTAGATTTGATAGATTTAAGTGAAACAGTGTTACCTGTTTTTAACGGAACAAGTGAGCAATACGAATTAGAAAACGTAGTAAAAGTAAAAGAGCTTGTACATAGTGCAGATGCTATTATTTTAACAACGCCAGAATATCATGGAAGCATGAGTGGAGCACTGAAAAATATGCTTGATTTCTTAACGTTTGAACAGTTTAAAGGAAAGCCAGTTGGACTTCTTGCAGTAGCAGGCGGTGGAAAGGGTGGTATTAACGCATTGAACAGCATGCGTGATGTAATGCGTGCTCTTTATGCGAATGCATTACCAAAACAAATTGTATTTGATCCACCGATGTTTGAAAAAGATAGCGATCTCCTTGTTCCAGAGGCTTCAGAAGCGCTAGAAGGGTTTATGGAAGAGCTTAAAAAATATACAAAGCTTTATAAAGAATTTGCAAAAGCATAAAAAAATAAGAGGCAGGATGAAATCTTGCCTCTTATTTTTTTTGAAATCCTGTCTTTTTAAATAAAGCATGAAAACGGGGAGCAATAAGACCACCTAAAAATGTGAAAATTACATCTTTAATAAAAAATCCAGCCATGAAAATCCACAGTGCTTTATAAGACATTGGAGTATTAATCCACGTATTAAGAGCTAAGTACATATAGTTAACGCTAAACAGATAAATGAAAATAATGCCAATATACGATGCAACCATAAATGTACCAAGCGTTGGATTTTCTTTTCGCTCGACAATTTTACCTACAATATAAGCGGCAAAAATATAGGAAATGATAAATCCGCCTGTTTGGGTAAATAAAGCGCTAAGCCCACTATAAAACTCAGCAAACACTGGCGCTCCAGCAAGTCCTACAACCATGTAAGCGAGCATAGAAAAAGCACCTAACCGGCTACCGAGCAAAGCACCAGCTAGAATAGCAAAAAATGGCTGAAGTGTTGGAGTTACATTTCCAAAATGTAAAAATGGAGCAAAAGAAGCAATGTTAGCTCCAATTGCAGTAAGGGCTACAAAGACACTTGCATATGTAATGTCAATCGCCCGAAATTGTCTTTTGTTCACGTAGTGTTCCTCCTGATGATAGAATACGCTTTCTATCTTATCGAAAGAGAGTTACAGTAGTCAACAGATAATATTTCTCAGTTTACATTCAAAAAATGAATAAAAACAAAAAAGGAGCAGAAAATAAGTATAAAAGAAAAAAGGCATACCTTTTTAGGGGTATGCATTAAAAAGTTTGTTTATAAAGATTGTTCCATTGCGTTCAGCTCAGACTGAAGCGCTTGTTCTCCTGCATAGTCAATATAACATAGCAAAGAGTATAAATTTTCTTCCACAATTCGCTCGTTTCGCTCGAAGTTATAGGCGTGTAAAAAGTGTTCAATCCTCTTTGATAACAAATCATCGTTTGTTCGCACCATCAAAATCAACAGGTTGTCCCACTGTGATCGATGTGTGTAATAAAGCGCTCTGTCATAGTCCAACATGTTCATTGCTTTTCCTCCCCTTTGAAGGAGTCGATATTATTGTATGACAGTTTTGCTGATTTGTTACTGAACAAATGTTGGACGAAAAAGCAAAATAGTGACAGTGTGATAAGAACAAGACTGTTAACTTTTTCTGTTGCATAAAATTGATTTCAAAGAACAAATAATACGAGCAAGCCTTCTGTAAGGTTACTTTAACAACTTTTTCACATATTTTAAGCTGTTTTTAAACGAAGGATAGCGAACAGGAAGATCAAACTTTGTTGTTTGTTTTAGAATGCCTTTTTCATGTGTAAAAGCATCAAAGCTTCCTTCCCCGTGGTATTTGCCCATTCCGCTTTCTCCCACTCCTCCAAAAGGAAGGTGTATATTCGCTACATGCATAACCGTATCATTTATACAGCCTCCACCAAAGGAAAAAGAGTTAATAATCTTTTCTTGCTTTTTCTCATCTTCTGAAAAGTAATAAAGTGCAAGTGGATTTGGAGCTTGATCCAGATGATATTTCAGGTCTTCAAATTTTGTGAAAGAAAAGAGAGGTAAAATAGGACCGAAAATTTCTTCCTTCATTACGCTATCTTCCCACGTTACATTTTCTAAAAGGGTAGGAGATATGCGATTTTCGACTTCTTCATATTGGCCTCCAAACACAATATCCCCATCTTGTAAAAATGTGATCAGTCTTGTGAAATGACGTTTGCTCACAATTTTTCCGAACTTTTCACTGTTAAGAGGAGTTTTTCCGTAGAACTCTTGTACAACGGCTTTCAGCTGTTGTACAAAGTCCGCTCTTATTTGCTCATGAACAATAACATAGTCGGGAGCAATGCATGTTTGGCCGGCATTGGTGAATTTCCCCCAGGCAATTCGTTTGGTGGCAAGCTCTATATTTGCATCTTGATCAACAATGCAAGGACTCTTGCCACCAAGCTCAAGTGTGAGCGGTGTTAAATAGTTTGCAGCAGCTTTCATCACTTCTTTTCCTACTGCAACGCTTCCTGTAAAGAAGATATAATCAAAACGTTCATTCAAAAGGGCCTGACTTTCTTCAACTCCTCCTTCAACAACGGCAATATATTCAGAAGGAAAAGTTTCTTGGATAAGCTCAGAAATCCATCTAGAAACGGTAGGCGTATATTCAGATGGTTTTAATAGAGCTGTATTTCCTCCTGCAATTGCTCCAATAAGTGGGGAGAACTGAAGCTGAACAGGATAATTCCAAGGTGCAATAATCAAGGTCACGCCATATGGCTCTCTATAAAGATAACTTTTGGATCCGAGATGACTTACAGGTGTTTTTACTTTTTGAGGTTTTGTCCATGAATCAAGATTTTTTAGAACAAAACGAATTTCCTCATATATAAAAGCGATTTCCGTCATATACGCTTCTGTCTCAGATTTATGTAAATCTTTGTGCAAAGCATCTAGCAATTGTTGTTCGTAGCGTTTTACAGCACTTTTAAGCTTTTTTAAGTTTTCTTTGCGAAAAGCAACATATTTTGTAGTATCAGTCCCAAAAAAAGTTCGCTGCTTTTCAATAAGAGATAAAATCCTGTCTTTCATCGAACCCCTCCTTATAACCCAGCTTTCTCTTAGAATATAAAACGTTTTCCTTTCCTAAACAACAAATAACGTCTTTCTCTCTCTTTTTCTATACAAAAAAGAGAGAAAAAATGTATCTCTTCATCATGAATAAACAAGCATATTCATACTATAGGATATGAAGGTGAAAGGGGAGAGCCTATGAACGACACTCAGCAAAAGCAACTTTATCGTGCAATTGAGGAGATAACGGAGATTGCTGAAGGCTTTGGATTAGATTTTTATCCAATGCGCTATGAGATTTGTCCGTCTGAAATTATTTATACATTTGGATCATATGGAATGCCTACTCGTTTCTCGCACTGGAGTTTTGGTAAACAGTTTCACAAAATGAAGCTTCACTATGATTTAGGATTAAGTAAAATCTATGAGCTTGTCATCAACTCAAACCCATGCTATGCATTTCTGCTTGATTCTAATTCTCTTATTCAAAATAAGCTTATTGTTGCTCACGTTTTA includes these proteins:
- a CDS encoding NADPH-dependent FMN reductase, whose amino-acid sequence is MKIVVINGTPRESGRTRILSRFLAEKYSLDLIDLSETVLPVFNGTSEQYELENVVKVKELVHSADAIILTTPEYHGSMSGALKNMLDFLTFEQFKGKPVGLLAVAGGGKGGINALNSMRDVMRALYANALPKQIVFDPPMFEKDSDLLVPEASEALEGFMEELKKYTKLYKEFAKA
- a CDS encoding biotin transporter BioY, producing the protein MNKRQFRAIDITYASVFVALTAIGANIASFAPFLHFGNVTPTLQPFFAILAGALLGSRLGAFSMLAYMVVGLAGAPVFAEFYSGLSALFTQTGGFIISYIFAAYIVGKIVERKENPTLGTFMVASYIGIIFIYLFSVNYMYLALNTWINTPMSYKALWIFMAGFFIKDVIFTFLGGLIAPRFHALFKKTGFQKK
- a CDS encoding YhdB family protein → MNMLDYDRALYYTHRSQWDNLLILMVRTNDDLLSKRIEHFLHAYNFERNERIVEENLYSLLCYIDYAGEQALQSELNAMEQSL
- a CDS encoding aldehyde dehydrogenase, whose protein sequence is MKDRILSLIEKQRTFFGTDTTKYVAFRKENLKKLKSAVKRYEQQLLDALHKDLHKSETEAYMTEIAFIYEEIRFVLKNLDSWTKPQKVKTPVSHLGSKSYLYREPYGVTLIIAPWNYPVQLQFSPLIGAIAGGNTALLKPSEYTPTVSRWISELIQETFPSEYIAVVEGGVEESQALLNERFDYIFFTGSVAVGKEVMKAAANYLTPLTLELGGKSPCIVDQDANIELATKRIAWGKFTNAGQTCIAPDYVIVHEQIRADFVQQLKAVVQEFYGKTPLNSEKFGKIVSKRHFTRLITFLQDGDIVFGGQYEEVENRISPTLLENVTWEDSVMKEEIFGPILPLFSFTKFEDLKYHLDQAPNPLALYYFSEDEKKQEKIINSFSFGGGCINDTVMHVANIHLPFGGVGESGMGKYHGEGSFDAFTHEKGILKQTTKFDLPVRYPSFKNSLKYVKKLLK